A window of the Juglans microcarpa x Juglans regia isolate MS1-56 chromosome 5D, Jm3101_v1.0, whole genome shotgun sequence genome harbors these coding sequences:
- the LOC121266395 gene encoding receptor-like protein kinase HSL1, whose product MLLLLLFLLSGPPLIVSLNQEGLYLQSLKNSLEDPDSALSAWNERDGTPCNWPGVTCDPISHSVHSLDLSNTNLAGPFPSLLCRLPNLAFISFFNNSINSTLPPDVSTCRSLQHLDLSQNLLTGELPHTLADLPSLRYLDLTGNNFSGYIPDTFGRFQELEVLSLVYNLLDGTIPAFLGNISTLKMLNLSYNPFVPGGIPPELGNLTNLEVMWLTDCNLVGEIPDSLGRLKKLTDLDLALNALHGPIPRSLTELSSVVQIELYNNSFSGGFPPGMSNLTALRLLDVSMNELTGTIPDELCRLPLKSLNLYENRLEGSLPESIANSTGLYELRLFRNGLTGELPKNLGRNSPLKWLDISSNQFSGELPAALCQKGVLEELLMIYNQLSGPIPASLGECQSLTRVRLGFNRFSGEVPAGFWGLPRVSLLELVGNSFSGQIAKTVVGAANLSSLLLSTNKFSGPIPDEIGWLGNLVEFSGYNNSFSGSLPGSIVNLEQLGILDLHSNELSGELPSGVKSWKKLNELNLANNKFTGKIPEEIGRLSVLNYLDLSRNQFSGKIPLGLQNLKLNQLNLSYNRLSGELPPLFSKETYMNSFVGNPGLCGDLEGLCDGKEEAKRNGYVWLLRTIFVVAGLVFVVGVVWFYLKYRNFKMAKREIDKSKWTLMSFHKLGFSEYEILDCLDEDSVIGSGSSGKVYKVVLSCGEVVAVKKLWVGLRKECESVDVEKGHVRDNVFDAEVETLGKIRHKNIVKLWCCCTTRDCKLLVYEYMPNGSLGDLLHSSKGGLLDWPTRYKIALDAAEGLSYLHHDCVPPIVHRDVKSNNILLDGDFGARVADFGVAKVVDSTGKGPKSMSVIAGSCGYIAPEYAYTLRVNEKSDIYSFGVVVLELVTGKLPVDPEFGEKDLVKWVCTTLDQKGVDHVLDPKLDSCYKVDMCKVLNIGLLCTSPLPINRPSMRRVVKMLQDVCPENQSKMPKKDGKLSPYYYEDTSDHGSVA is encoded by the exons ATGcttctcctccttctcttcctcctttctGGTCCgcctctcatcgtctctctcaaCCAAGAGGGCCTTTACCTCCAAAGCCTCAAGAACTCCCTCGAAGACCCGGACTCCGCCCTCTCTGCCTGGAACGAACGCGACGGCACCCCATGCAACTGGCCTGGGGTTACTTGTGACCCCATCTCCCACTCCGTTCACTCCCTCGACCTCTCCAACACCAACCTCGCCGGCCCTTTCCCTTCCCTCCTCTGCCGTCTCCCCAACCTCGCTTTCATCTCCTTCTTCAACAACTCCATCAACTCCACCCTTCCTCCCGACGTGTCCACTTGTCGAAGTCTCCAACACCTCGACCTCTCCCAGAATCTTCTCACCGGTGAGCTCCCCCACACCCTAGCTGACCTGCCCAGTCTCCGGTACTTAGACTTAACCGGCAATAATTTCTCGGGATATATACCAGACACCTTTGGGCGGTTTCAAGAACTCGAGGTTCTCTCCCTGGTTTATAATCTTTTGGACGGGACCATTCCGGCATTCTTGGGAAACATAAGTACTCTCAAAATGCTTAACCTTTCTTATAACCCGTTTGTCCCCGGTGGGATCCCGCCGGAGCTTGGGAACTTGACGAATCTCGAGGTGATGTGGCTTACGGATTGTAACTTGGTGGGTGAGATTCCTGACTCACTGGGCCGACTCAAGAAACTCACCGATTTGGACCTGGCGCTGAATGCTTTGCACGGTCCGATCCCCAGGTCCCTCACTGAGTTGAGCAGCGTGGTCCAGATTGAGCTCTACAATAACTCATTTTCAGGCGGGTTTCCTCCCGGGATGTCCAACTTGACTGCATTGAGGCTGCTCGACGTGTCGATGAACGAGTTGACGGGGACGATTCCGGATGAGTTGTGTCGGTTACCTCTCAAAAGCCTCAATCTTTACGAGAACCGATTAGAGGGAAGCTTGCCTGAGAGTATTGCCAACTCGACGGGCTTATACGAGCTCAGACTGTTTCGGAATGGACTCACCGGCGAGTTACCCAAAAATCTCGGCAGGAATTCGCCACTTAAATGGCTCGACATTTCGAGCAACCAGTTTTCCGGCGAACTTCCGGCTGCTTTGTGTCAGAAGGGGGTGTTGGAAGAGCTTTTGATGATATACAACCAATTGTCGGGTCCAATCCCGGCGAGTCTTGGCGAGTGCCAGAGTTTGACCCGTGTCCGTTTGGGTTTCAATCGGTTTTCCGGCGAAGTACCGGCTGGCTTTTGGGGTCTCCCACGCGTGTCTCTGCTCGAACTCGTTGGGAACTCTTTCTCGGGCCAAATAGCGAAGACAGTTGTTGGTGCGGCAAATCTTTCCAGTTTACTCTTGTCTACGAACAAGTTTTCTGGTCCGATACCAGATGAGATTGGATGGTTGGGTAATCTGGTTGAGTTTTCGGGTTACAATAATAGTTTCAGCGGGTCATTGCCTGGGAGTATTGTGAATCTTGAGCAGCTTGGGATTCTTGATCTTCACAGCAATGAGCTTTCTGGAGAGCTTCCAAGTGGAGTTAAATCTTGGAAGAAGCTTAACGAGCTGAATCTAGCGAATAACAAGTTTACAGGGAAGATACCCGAGGAGATTGGGAGGTTGTCTGTGCTTAATTACCTTGATCTTTCAAGAAATCAATTTTCTGGGAAAATCCCACTTGGATTACAGAATTTGAAGCTCAATCAGCTCAATTTATCTTACAATCGATTATCGGGTGAGCTTCCCCCGTTGTTTTCCAAGGAAACGTATATGAATAGCTTTGTGGGTAATCCTggtttgtgtggagatttggaGGGTTTGTGCGACGGGAAAGAGGAAGCTAAGAGGAATGGTTATGTTTGGTTGCTTCGGACAATTTTTGTCGTTGCTGGGCTAGTGTTTGTTGTGGGCGTGGTTTGGTTTTACTTAAAGTACAGGAACTTCAAGATGGCGAAGAGAGAAATCGACAAGTCGAAATGGACGTTAATGTCGTTTCATAAACTGGGCTTTAGTGAATACGAGATATTAGATTGCCTCGACGAAGATAGTGTGATTGGTAGTGGATCTTCCGGGAAGGTGTATAAGGTTGTGCTAAGCTGTGGCGAGGTTGTTGCGGTGAAGAAGCTTTGGGTCGGGCTGAGGAAAGAGTGTGAGAGTGTCGATGTTGAGAAAGGTCATGTTCGCGACAATGTCTTTGATGCAGAGGTTGAGACTTTGGGAAAGATTAGGCACAAGAACATCGTAAAGCTATGGTGTTGCTGTACCACGAGGGACTGCAAGCTATTGGTTTATGAGTACATGCCTAATGGCAGTTTGGGTGATTTGCTGCATAGTAGTAAAGGAGGGTTGCTGGATTGGCCAACGAGGTACAAGATTGCTTTGGATGCGGCTGAGGGACTTTCTTATTTGCATCACGATTGTGTTCCCCCAATTGTCCACCGAGATGTGAAATCGAACAATATTTTGTTGGATGGGGATTTCGGAGCTCGTGTGGCAGATTTTGGAGTGGCTAAGGTTGTTGATTCCACCGGAAAGGGACCTAAATCCATGTCAGTCATTGCCGGATCCTGTGGGTACATTGCTCCAG AATATGCGTACACGCTTAGAGTGAACGAGAAGAGCGACATATACAGTTTTGGCGTTGTGGTTCTTGAGTTGGTCACAGGGAAACTCCCGGTTGACCCCGAGTTTGGGGAGAAGGATTTGGTGAAGTGGGTCTGTACCACATTGGATCAGAAAGGCGTGGACCACGTTCTTGATCCCAAACTTGATTCTTGTTACAAGGTAGACATGTGCAAGGTGCTCAACATTGGCCTTCTCTGCACCAGCCCTCTCCCAATCAATCGTCCTTCCATGAGACGGGTGGTGAAAATGTTGCAAGATGTGTGTCCTGAGAACCAGTCCAAGATGCCCAAGAAAGATGGAAAATTGTCTCCTTATTATTACGAAGATACCTCAGATCATGGAAGTGTGGCTTAA